The Acidobacteriota bacterium nucleotide sequence GGGGACGATATGCACCAGGGCGCGGCTGCCCCAGAGCAGATCAGGCGCCAGGCGCGACTGCCGCACCAGGCCGGGCTGGAACGGGTAGGCGATCATCACCGCCAGTACGGCCATGCAGAGCAGGACCCCGCGGACCAGGCCGAGACCGGCGCCGAGCAATCGGTCGGGCAGCTTCAGACCGACGGCGTGCATCGCGGTGCGAATCAGCCGGCCGATCACGGCCGCGGCGATCAGCACCAACACCAGAATCAGAATGAAGCCGCAAAAATGCGCCGCTTCGGGCACGCCAATCCAGTGG carries:
- a CDS encoding CvpA family protein, with the protein product HWIGVPEAAHFCGFILILVLVLIAAAVIGRLIRTAMHAVGLKLPDRLLGAGLGLVRGVLLCMAVLAVMIAYPFQPGLVRQSRLAPDLLWGSRALVHIVPTELATRFQQGVTTLTARVRSLP